Genomic window (Procambarus clarkii isolate CNS0578487 chromosome 72, FALCON_Pclarkii_2.0, whole genome shotgun sequence):
catttatactaactctctgtttcctttggtatagccatgccctaatccagcttaatatagcacccccaataccatgagactctattttttttttaatcagtctttcatgtggcactgtatcaaaagctttgctaaagtcaaggtatacaacatcgcaatccttaccactatcaactgcctcaacaatgctagaataaaaagataacaaatttgttaaacatgaacggccatttataaaaccatgttgcgactcaattattaatttatgtttttcaagatgaagacgaattttatttgctattatagattcgagtaactttcccacaatagacgttaggctaattggtcgatagttagacgcaagtgatctatctcctttcctaaaaactggtatcacactaGCAAccctccaaaactctggcactctgcccgaCTCCACCGATTTACCAAACATGGTtgtcagtgggtcacaaagctcccccTTGCACTCcccaagcaccctggcaaacacttcacccGGCCCTGGGGACCTGTTTGGTTCGAGCCCCACCATCTgtctaagaacatcctccctggcaaCTGCCAAACCCGTCAACcgctcctcgtccccacccacatagacttgctcGGCTGAAGGcacattgttaagttcctctttagtaaatacagatacaaaacatTTACCAAAAACACCACTCATCTCTCCATCACCATCCGCTACCTGACCCGTCTCAGCCTTCAATGGACCCATCCCCTCCCCAGTCCCAGCACGATACAACTGAAAAAACCCTCCAGGACCCGTCCCCGCCCGCCCCGCTATGCGAACTTCACAGTTTCTCTTTGCTTTCCCCATCCCTTCTTTAACATTTCCAACCAGTTGCACGAACTCCCGCTCCAAAGTGACCTCCCCACTCTCAATCCCCTTGCACCAAGCTCTCCCCCCACCTATAAGGCTCCTCAAACTCCCTGTTATCCACTCCGGGTCATTAGCGCTCGAtccattcaatttgtatggtacacTACGCTCCTGTGCTCTGCCTAGAATATTCCCAAACAAGTTAtacattgaatccacatcgaaatccccatttaagtcacccatCGCTGGGCTCATGtcccgctccaagaccggcccacaccccacacccaagacCCCCCAATCAATTCGACCCAAGAAATTTCTTAGGCTACTAAAATCAGCccctcgaaaatctggcactccaACAGAACCCTCTCCCACTGGTCCACTCCACTCCACGCCAAATCTGATTTCTCCGTGATCACTGCTCCCCAGCCCACTCCCCATTTCGATGTCaccaatttgcgtttccctgctaGTCAACACCAAATCCAAAATATTATTCTCCCGCGTTGGTTCCCCaacgtgttgcgtaagaaagcaatcgccaACTAATTCCAGAAAATCCTCCGCTTCACCACTCCCTGCCTTGTTCAACCAGCTCACTCCGCCAAAACCAAAGTCACCCACGACACAAACACTGTTAGATCCAGACGCTCCAGATACCCCATCCCACAGATGCCCCGCCCCCACCCTGtccaaatttggtggcctatatacttctcctattataatattatcagCTCCTTCGCTCAACTCAATCCAAACAGTTTCCGTGtgcggctctgttttgattccctctttgagactacatttcaaattgtccccaacatatatggctactccacctcctcgtccaaTACATCTATCTGCGCGAAACAGCTTAAATCCATATACTTGACACTCAGCTAACAGTTCTCTATTTTCCACACTCATCCACGTTTCGGCAAGTGCAACAATAtccattttttctgtgcagacaagagcacccAATTCGTCAATTTCATTTCTCAGACCTCCACTGTCAGTGTAATACACCCCaagtgaattgttcctttgcggaCCTCCTCTCTCCCCGATCGTCCCGCCAACTCCCCTCTCCCACAAACAAATACCCTTACTACCTccctcctccaaatcaattcccatacctccacCCACCAACAGtccaaacccaaacaaacacctccaaccacttcttccaacgagctcgcaacagcaacaaccccagccctcgatagatgcaccccatcacgagcacacACCTCACTTCCTCCATAGAAGCGCTCCCAGCTGTCTATGAAAGACACCGCACTTGATTCGCAATATccctccagccggcaattgacaccaagtgcccccaAATATTTTATTTGGGGGCACCCAAATATTTGGGATATAATAATATTTGGGATATAATAATATTTGGGATATAATAATATTTGGGATATAATAATATTTGGGATATAATAATATTTGGGATATaataatatttgggatatttactgTATCTgtatttagtaaatacagatacaaaatatttattaaaaatactactcatctcttcatcactatctgttatttgacctgtctcagtttttaatggacctatcctttccctagtcttagtacgatataactgaaaaaaccctttaggatttgtctttgcttgccctgctatgcgaacttcatagttcctttttgctttccttatctcttttttaacatttctaaccagttgtacgaattcctgttctaaagtgacctccccatttttaatccttttgtaccaagctctctttttacctataaggttcttcaaattctttgttatccactttgggtcattagtattcgatctattcaatttgtatggtatactacgttcctgtgctttgtttagaatattcttaaataagttatatattgaatccacatcgaaatccccatttaagtcacctatcgctgggttcatgtctcgctgcaagaccggcccacaccccatacccaagcctttccaatcaatttgacccaaaaaatttcttaggctattaaaatcagcttttcgaaaatctggcactttaacagaattttctcctactggtctattccattctatgctaaatctgatttctttgtgatcactgctccctagctcactccctatttcgatgtcattaatttgcgtttccctgttagttaacactaaatctaaaatattattttcccgtgttggttccttaatgtgttgcgtaagaaagcaatcgtcaattaattctagaaaatcttctgcttcactattccctgttttgttcaaccagtttattccgctaaaattaaagtcacccatgacataaatactgttagatctagatgctctagatatttcatcccatagatgctttgcttccattctgtctaaatttggtggcctatatattactcctattataatattattagctttttcgtttaattcaatccaaatagtttctgtgtgtggctctgttttgattccctctttgagactacatttcaaattgtccctaacatatatggctactccacctcctcgtctaatatatctatctgtgtgaaatagtttaaatccatatatttgatattcagctaatagttctctattttctacattcatccacgtttcggtaagtgcaataatatctattttttctgtgcagacaagagcatttaattcgttaattttatttcttagacttctactgttagtgtaatataccctaagtgaattgttattttgcggaccttctctttccctgatcgttttgccaattcctttctcccacaaacacatacttttattacctccttcctccaaatcaattcccatacctctatctactaacagtttaaacccaaacaaacacctctaaccacttcttctagcgagttcgcaacagcaacaaccccagctctcgatagatgcaccccatcacgagcatacatttcatttcttccatagaagtgttcccagttgtctatgaaagatattgcatttgatttgcaatatctttccagccggcaattgacaccaagtgccctcgatatccattcatttcccactccctttcttggaagaatgccacatatgatcgggattcctcccttgctcctaactaactctatggctgttttatacctctgaatcagttcctcactcctgactcgaccaacatcatttcctcccacgctaatgcaaataatgggattgttcccattaccagccataatatcattcatgttgtttataatatcaccaatgccagctccgggatagcaaacccttaacctgttccccctatctctagcacaaaacgttctatccaaataccttatctgggaatctcccacaactaatgtttgcttaggtacttcctttactttctgaggggcctgcgcttcctttctcttcgttgctttcccttttgcgcgatccacagtctctccacagcactcgtcctccaaaacgtcaaatgaatttgaagttgctatggcgtttgaaggcggctttatcaaagtcttcttaaggcccctgtctttcgcaactctccaagacgaggtccctttactgctggtctcctccttcgttacttctcgttgttttttaagctgacgcacctcctcccgcagagagtccaactctgtcctcagggctcccactagagtcaccaggtccttcactacaacttccatattgctatgataatataacaaagtaaaaagtaatggcttttctgtgacagtttggcagaagatgcactctctctgtcggggttcaccaatctcccagttgcatctgtaacctagacgtagtctatatagcctaactgctatttccctgtggattccttttgggatatttatcctttctaatttggttgcctgaagataccatgttgcagatggcgaaccttcagctattctctggtgtaggtaggctttgttgagatgtgagagttttttggtgatgatgttttttatgttctctaggctgggttgaattgttttatgtatcactcctgtatcactggatgacgagttgccaatttagcaatttcatcagctttttcatttaatgggattccaatatgggatgggatccagtttacagttatgttgaggcctttgcctttagcgactgctccttgatacaaaatggtggtaattatttccacattatctttccactgtttttgtcctagtatttgaagtgcagcttttgagtctgtgtgtatgattgcattttgagtgttttgtgcaatcacatatgcgaatgcctgttgtatggcgaacagctcagtttgggttgatgatactagtcctcccagtctccaatatgcctgaacgctggtcgtgcaaagagcagcgccagcactctcattttctgtgtccaccgatccgtctgtgaagatgtgggtggctcctgctactgctatgctatacatttgctcttctattatgcgccttaggattgtcggatcataggcagcctttttcattgggagactttctattactattttgaaagtaggctcttcccacggcgcggaaggagtgtaatttgggtgtggatgatcaccctctctatcaagaatcatgttttttaaatgtagtctgtttaggacttttcctgctcttgcaacccaagagtttccattgttttggcttagtccaaccaccaaagcctgccgtactgggattggatcagaagaaataattatcttactgataattgtagctgtcctttgtgatattctttcttgtagagagggcaaacccgtctccagtctaagagtttcaagcctggtccacatgggggctcccagtgcagctctcatagcattgttttgggcaacttcaagctttttccactgttggtgtgatagatttgtgagtgcaggtgcggcataatcgatcactgatctgactgcctgtacatagtatgtgcgaaggacttgcagattggctcctccagaaagggaggttagcgacctgaggattgccgtccgggccgcagttcgctctctcaagtatgtgacctcagcattaaaattcatgtgtgtgtccaggaggctcatgatggaaaacacgagaatatatagttacttgacctctttataaaacgtctttccgacacgtgctagtgtttcagaaaatatctctaatagggctggtgaagtttgtcgatgtggtggttgttgttgaatacacctggtgattggtggttgggagtggtgttggtaagggaacacaggtgatggagagagtgactgcagtggtggtactgcttgtgaccaaccttgtagtctgtgagctaaatgagtaatgagctaacccgttgtggccaccggggggttatgtagcagctatctcaggtgactgatgttgctggatgatggaacttgtttatttggtcatttctcgatgccgataaatattcaaattgctaagaacattagaataaagttaaactgacaatacgaggcatgtatgtttatacatgtgcatgagtagactgtttatgaatatgaatcaaaatatttttaacaagttaaaatatacgttttctgatataaattcactagaacacgcccagcgtaggataacaaagttaatcctgcaaattagaaacttgtcatatgaagaaagattaactaagtagtactaatttgcattctctagaaaggccaagaattcggagtgacttagtagaggtgtgcaagtggatggatggacacatcaaacgggatattaatagggtattaggaacataagaatgaaggtaactgcagaaggcctattggcccatacgagaataacaaagttaatcctgcatattagaaacttgtcatatgaagaaagattgactaaGTAGTACTAATTTGCATTATCTAGAAaggccaagaattcggagtgacttagtagaggtgtgcaagtggatggatggacacatcaaacgggatattaatagggaattaggaacaagaatgaaggtaactgcagaaagcctattggcccatacgaggcagcacctatttatatcttcccaatcccatcaatatataagtccaacgcatacttgaaacaatcaagggatcctacttctatcaagatatgcgataattggttccacaaatcaacaaccatgttaccgaaccactattttcccaggtatttcctaaatctaaacgtaggaaaataagaataaacgtaactgcagatttcctactggccccacacaagaaagctgctatttataaccacctaatctcattcatatatgtctaagaacataagaataaaggtaagtgttgagattgcgaagtcggattgcgaaagggatctgggagttatgattagtaagaatttaaaacaaaaagatcaatgcctgaatgttcgtaataaggcaaataggacactagggtttattaatcgaagcgtaattaacaagacacctggtgtggttcctcagctatatcttgctctagttaggccccatttagattatacagttgagttttggtcgccatactatagaatggatataaattcacttgaacgtgtccagcatagaatgactaagttaattccccaaattagaaatctttcatatgaagaaagattaacaaagcttaacttgcatcactggaaaggcgaagagttaggtgtgacatgatagaggtttacaagtgggtgaatggacaaaacaaaggggatattaatagggtattaaaagtatcaacacaagacagaacacgaaacaatggttataagaacataagaacataagaacaaaggtaactgcagaaggcctattggcccatacgaggcagctcctattctataaccacccaatcccactcatatacttgtccaacccgtgcttgaaacaatcgagggaccccacctccacaatgttacgcggcaattggttccacaaatcaacaaccctgttactgaaccagtatttacccaagtctttcctaaatctaaacttatccaatttatatccattgtttcgtgttctgtcctgtgttgatacttttaataccctattaatatccccccggttatgtccattcatccacttgtaaacctctatcatgtcacccctaactctaacTCTAACTGttgataaattggataagtttagatttagaaaagacttgggtaaatactggttcagtaacagggttgttgatttgtgaaaccaattgccgcgtaacattgtggaggtggggtccctcgattgtttcaagcgtgggttggacatgtatatgagtgggattgggtggttataaataggagctgcctcgtatgggccaacaggccttctgcagttgcctttgttcttatgttcttatgttcctatccttagtggcttagcacaaatcaatagattaggctagattgagcaacatttagttgggctcctgcctaactacagttaaggtttggcaataaatttatataccataataatgaggagtaatggaatagtgctatgtattttgtttggttttatataaaagactcttattttgagtgatgtatatataattagtatggggtaatctcttcaactctggtatttgatgagtatttattaatatgttattgaccctaacacgaaaataatccacacaattaatggataaatttacgtgagtgcttagtcttatggttggatattaatgtgcgcgtcaactccgcggatttaaaaccactattttccatggatttaaacacaaaatgacgcacttaattaatttagaggtgcatagctacactatgcattatatttattgataatttttatttatttccttacctgtattgaggtttgaaaccatttttgctttttattccccttccctcgccgtttgaaactcataatcacaactgttaaataatttgttaaaaaaaagcagtcatcgcacgtggtaactgacgcaattgcacggttatggatttctagaaaacttctgacattcacctacttgaaattaatggttagtaaaattagtttctggtcacaaccaatttatgttgtggtgacgggttaataatttgggtgtcaggattcccaacatataacacggcaatcgaaactaaactgcttgatgtaaatggggcctaaccagagcaggatataactgaagaaaaccacaaggtgttttattactaatgctttgataaataaatcccagtgtcctatttgccttatttcgtcaacagatcactgtaagcagcgattttccatttttcttatattcttagtcaaaacattgatctaaaataggttaagcaagaagaagttctgtataagtatttatttttatgatatctatacaatgaacacgtgattttgatacattgaatctgtgatatattcaaggtgtcataaaagtaagttaaaggcgatgctgcttctatggtggtgacaatgtcgacgttcatcaccatcaggggcttagtcacctccaccaccttcacctcaatCATTACCAGCTGCAGGGCTGGTGTCGTCACTGTCTGGACTGTGACGGAGGTCACGGGAACATCACTGACTTGGAACACGGTGTTGAAGAGGATCTGGTTGATGGGAAACACCACGATCTCTGTGACATTCTGCCACTCGTCCTGATACTGCACAGTCTGGAAGACGGGACAGAGCAGCGGCCGTGGCTTGCAGTAAAGGGTAGCGGATAGAGGCACAAGCACCGCAAGGTAGATCATAACCTCAGACTTGGAGTATGAGGCTAATATTTGCCTGGATCTTTCACGTTTTCTTTACCTTTGTACTGTGAAACAAAGTTTAGTATGAACCTAATCATACATTGAATTTTCCACAGCCTTTTCGGCAAGCTTGTAATGACGGTACTCGGGCTTGAGTTCCCACATATTCTTGTGAGGATTCTTAACATTATAGTTACATAGGTCTTTCAGGGTCTCCTTTAGATATGTGATTGGTTGTCGGGTAATCTTGTGGAGATCCTTAATATTGTAATACTGATGCTTTTCAAATGCAGCAAACAACAACTCCATGaccttatctttatcatcacgaatcgtcttgccttctgccttcttcttctgctctaaataaacattatgtttatggtgtgaaataggcttatagccgttgaggggtctgtcaataagctttaccgtatgaagagactgggcagctttcttcacagcttcccttttctgattgatatagtagtcgtccactacaggctgacattctagtttgtggatgacttgtccctcaaaggacaattgctgtgtctcggaaactgcagcatccgagctgctgctgccgagatctggttcagaaagaactccgagtgtcatttcttttaaactatgagaaattaccttgtgctcccgaggaattttcccgtccttcaaggtgtgttcactagatttaaaggttattgtcggaggtttaccaggcaccttggtaatcttaagctttccaacgtcatggccagcacagtctgcccatttgtcccccaaatatttaggtaccttgaccagccacagcccactgctgcaattcgtaatatccaagtccatcttagactgttggctcatgatggaaaacacgagaatatatagttacttgacctctttataaaacgtctttccgacacgtgctagtgtttcagaaaatatctctgatagggctggtgaagtttgtcgatgtggtggttgttgttgaatacacctggtgattggtggttgggagtggtgttggtaagggaacacaggtgatggagagagtgactg
Coding sequences:
- the LOC138356443 gene encoding uncharacterized protein, whose translation is MGIDLEEGGSKGICLWERGVGGTIGERGGPQRNNSLGVYYTDSGGLRNEIDELGALVCTEKMDIVALAETWMSVENRELLAECQVYGFKLFRADRCIGRGGGVAIYVGDNLKCSLKEGIKTEPHTETVWIELSEGADNIIIGEVYRPPNLDRVGAGHLWDGVSGASGSNSVCVVGDFGFGGVSWLNKAGSGEAEDFLELVGDCFLTQHVGEPTRENNILDLVLTSRETQIGDIEMGSGLGSSDHGEIRFGVEWSGPVGEGSVGVPDFRGADFSSLRNFLGRIDWGVLGVGCGPVLERDMSPAMGDLNGDFDVDSMYNLFGNILGRAQERSVPYKLNGSSANDPEWITGSLRSLIGGGRAWCKGIESGEVTLEREFVQLVGNVKEGMGKAKRNCEVRIAGRAGTGPGGFFQLYRAGTGEGMGPLKAETGQVADGDGEMSGVFGKCFVSVFTKEELNNVPSAEQVYVGGDEERLTGLAVAREDVLRQMVGLEPNRSPGPGEVFARVLGECKGELCDPLTTMFEQKKKAEGKTIRDDKDKVMELLFAAFEKHQYYNIKDLHKITRQPITYLKEILKDLCNYNVKNPHKNMWELKPEYRHYKLAEKAVENSMYD